One genomic region from Podarcis raffonei isolate rPodRaf1 chromosome 16, rPodRaf1.pri, whole genome shotgun sequence encodes:
- the LOC128403718 gene encoding protein S100-A9-like: MSKSKTQMQVLADQLIDVFHKYAGQSDTLDKQEFKKMILEQFPDCVECPRKKQAKEQLFNELDTNKDNVVNFEEWTRLVGRFLHCSHEKFHQQHGGQQQQQQQPQQQ; the protein is encoded by the exons ATGTCCAAGTCCAAGACTCAGATGCAAGTCCTGGCTGATCAGCTGATCGACGTCTTCCACAAGTATGCTGGGCAATCTGACACCCTTGACAAGCAGGAGTTCAAGAAGATGATCCTTGAGCAGTTTCCCGACTGCGTTGAG TGTCCACGTAAGAAACAAGCGAAGGAACAACTCTTTAATGAGCTGGATACAAACAAGGACAACGTAGTGAATTTTGAGGAATGGACCCGCCTGGTTGGAAGATTCCTCCATTGCTCCCATGAAAAGTTCCACCAACAACATGgcggacagcagcagcagcagcagcagccacaacaACAGTGA